The following proteins are encoded in a genomic region of Xenopus laevis strain J_2021 chromosome 3L, Xenopus_laevis_v10.1, whole genome shotgun sequence:
- the XB5959486.L gene encoding uncharacterized protein HI_0077: protein MEGFREDLVSALREVVSNSHWQCVGQKESLKATCTKLYSEDGEHLVLIHTTDDKFYAMDSSCPHEGGPLEQGDIEELCDGRLALTCPWHYFEFCLDDGSSSTGLQNQVYEVKVHEGKVYIQTQNALSLTPWKETSCTVPVNSAPAAISEDSDAESSLSYWACKILNTSDPQEKVKLTQHVQTLWESGRIPDIGQMEPPAQPKRKENLIIVQPGRIKRGKGGTLTSRIALLHSMANIEQWAIDLSWDIVARFAHFKLRTGETLPRDFFSDFVKVAGDEAKHYSLLEKRLSELDSNFGALPVHNGLWQSAADTAHDLLGRLAIVHMVHEARGLDVHPQTMQRFSTHGDESSVRIMEVIYSDEITHVAAGLKWFTYICAKEQRDCLSTFHELVPLYFKGYLKPPFNTEGRRSAGMSEEWYLPLVKPS from the exons ATGGAGGGATTTCGGGAGGATCTTGTAAGCGCTCTGAGGGAGGTGGTGAGCAACAGCCACTGGCAGTGCGTGGGGCAGAAGGAGAGCCTCAAAGCTACGTGCACCAA GCTGTACTCAGAGGATGGTGAACATTTGGTTCTAATTCATACTACTGATGATAAATTCTATGCCATGGATTCTTCATGCCCCCATGAAG GCGGGCCGCTGGAGCAGGGAGACATTGAGGAGTTGTGCGATGGTCGATTGGCATTAACTTGTCCTTGGCATTATTTTGAGTTCTGCTTGGATGACGGCTCTTCCTCTACTGGGTTACAG AACCAGGTATACGAGGTGAAGGTTCATGAAGGGAAGGTTTATATCCAAACGCAGAATGCTCTGTCTCTCACCCCTTGGAAGGAAACTTCATGTACGGTTCCTG TTAATTCTGCGCCTGCAGCCATCTCGGAGGATTCAGATGCTGAATCTTCTTTGTCCTATTGGGCCTGCAAAATTCTCAACACTTCGGATCCACAAGAGAAG GTAAAGCTTACACAGCATGTACAAACACTGTGGGAATCCGGAAGAATCCCAGACATCGGTCAAATGGAGCCTCCTGCCCAGCCAAAACGTAAAGAGAATCTAATCATTGTACAACCAGGAAGGATTAAGAGGGGAAAGGGTGGAACGCTG ACCAGCAGGATTGCTCTGTTGCATTCAATGGCCAACATTGAGCAATGGGCAATAGACCTGTCATGGGACATCGTTGCTCGCTTTGCCCATTTCAAACTGCGCACGGGAGAGACACTGCCAAGGGATTTCTTCTCAGACTTTGTTAAAGTGGCTGGAGATGAAGCCAAG CACTATAGTCTGCTGGAGAAGCGACTGTCAGAACTGGACAGCAACTTTGGAGCTCTACCTGTGCACAATG GCTTGTGGCAGTCGGCTGCAGATACAGCTCATGATCTACTTGGGCGTCTGGCTATTGTGCACATGGTCCATGAAGCAAG aggaTTAGACGTTCACCCTCAGACAATGCAGCGATTTTCCACTCACGGAGACGAGAGCTCTGTCCGAATAATGGAAGTAATATACTCAGATGAGATCACTCATGTGGCTGCGGGACTGAAATGGTTCACTTACATCTGTGCCAAGGAGCAGCGG GACTGCTTGTCTACTTTCCATGAGCTGGTACCATTGTATTTCAAAGGATACCTGAAACCCCCTTTCAATACAGAGGGTAGAAGATCAGCAGGGATGTCAGAGGAG TGGTACTTGCCTCTGGTTAAGCCATCTTGA